One genomic window of Cellulophaga sp. Hel_I_12 includes the following:
- a CDS encoding 5-formyltetrahydrofolate cyclo-ligase, whose protein sequence is MLKKNLRINFSSLRSALTPENISDLSIAIANKILDLPIWQFTNYHIFLSITEKKEIDTSYLMSILQGRDKNIILSKMVADQQLKHFLLTDNTLIKKNKWNVPEPVDGFEIDANKIDVVFIPLLAFDERGHRVGYGKGYYDAFLASCKPDVIKIGVSFFESISKIDDVFEADIPLDYCITPSKIYSF, encoded by the coding sequence ATGCTTAAAAAAAATCTACGCATAAACTTTTCTTCCTTACGCTCCGCCTTAACTCCTGAAAATATATCAGATCTAAGTATCGCTATTGCCAATAAAATACTCGACCTACCAATTTGGCAATTTACAAACTACCATATTTTTTTAAGCATTACAGAAAAAAAGGAAATTGACACTTCCTATCTCATGAGCATTTTACAGGGTAGAGACAAAAATATTATACTATCGAAAATGGTCGCTGATCAACAGCTAAAACATTTTTTACTCACCGATAATACCTTGATCAAAAAAAATAAATGGAATGTTCCAGAACCTGTAGATGGTTTTGAAATTGACGCAAACAAAATAGACGTTGTTTTTATTCCTTTGCTTGCTTTTGATGAACGTGGCCATAGAGTAGGCTACGGAAAAGGATATTACGATGCTTTTTTAGCAAGCTGCAAACCAGATGTCATCAAAATAGGGGTGTCTTTTTTCGAATCAATTTCTAAAATCGATGATGTTTTTGAGGCAGATATTCCCTTAGATTATTGTATTACTCCTAGTAAAATCTACTCATTTTGA
- a CDS encoding lipoprotein signal peptidase has protein sequence MNLKKSLILVAIILVIDQVSKIYVKTHFTMNESVEVFSWFKFVFIENSGAAWGTKLSDFLPISEETGKLILTVFRLFAVIGIGYWLFDTVRKNLSKTLAIAISLIFAGAIGNIIDSVFYGTIFSESVYGGPVATMFSDEPYGSLFHGKVVDMLHFPFIENAIWPAWVPYFGGKTFSFFEPVFNIADMAISTGVGILLVFNKKAFAKSEEEDQNE, from the coding sequence ATGAATTTAAAGAAATCATTAATACTTGTTGCCATCATATTAGTCATAGATCAAGTAAGTAAAATCTATGTAAAAACACACTTTACCATGAATGAAAGTGTGGAGGTTTTTTCTTGGTTTAAGTTTGTGTTTATAGAAAATTCTGGAGCCGCTTGGGGAACTAAATTAAGTGATTTTTTACCAATTTCGGAAGAAACTGGCAAGTTGATATTAACGGTATTTAGACTTTTTGCGGTTATTGGTATAGGCTATTGGCTTTTTGACACCGTACGTAAAAATTTATCCAAGACTTTAGCTATTGCTATCTCCTTAATTTTTGCAGGAGCTATCGGCAATATTATTGATTCTGTTTTTTATGGAACTATTTTTAGTGAAAGTGTTTATGGAGGTCCTGTGGCCACTATGTTTTCCGATGAGCCTTATGGGAGTCTTTTTCATGGTAAAGTAGTCGACATGCTTCACTTTCCGTTTATAGAAAATGCAATATGGCCTGCTTGGGTGCCTTACTTTGGAGGCAAAACTTTTAGTTTTTTCGAACCCGTCTTTAATATTGCTGACATGGCCATAAGTACGGGGGTAGGTATTTTGTTAGTCTTTAATAAAAAAGCTTTCGCAAAGTCCGAAGAAGAGGATCAAAATGAGTAG
- a CDS encoding TraR/DksA C4-type zinc finger protein has protein sequence MVDDLKVRFSDKDLAEFKVLIEEKIVKAKSHLELLKSSYMNDGNNGTDDTSPTFKAFEEGSETMSKEANTQLAIRQEKFIRDLKNALLRIENKTYGICRVTGKLINKERLKLVPHATLSIEAKNMQ, from the coding sequence ATGGTTGATGATTTAAAAGTTAGATTTTCTGATAAGGATTTAGCAGAATTTAAAGTTCTTATTGAGGAAAAAATAGTAAAGGCAAAAAGCCACTTGGAGCTTTTGAAAAGCTCGTATATGAATGATGGTAATAACGGTACAGATGACACCTCACCAACATTTAAGGCTTTTGAAGAGGGCTCTGAAACGATGAGTAAGGAAGCAAATACGCAGTTGGCTATTCGGCAAGAAAAGTTTATTCGCGATTTAAAAAATGCCTTACTGCGTATTGAGAACAAAACCTATGGTATTTGTAGAGTTACTGGTAAATTAATCAATAAGGAACGCTTAAAATTAGTACCGCATGCTACCCTTAGTATTGAGGCAAAAAATATGCAATAA
- the ileS gene encoding isoleucine--tRNA ligase, whose product MKFAEYKGLDLPVVAEEVLNYWKEHTIFEKSITSREGNQSYVFFEGPPSANGMPGIHHVMARTIKDIFPRYKTMKGFQVKRKAGWDTHGLPIELGVEKELGITKEDIGTKISVEDYNAACKKAVMRYTDVWNRMTEQVGYWVDMEDPYITYKSKYMESVWWLLKQIYDKGLIYKGYTIQPYSPKAGTGLSSHELNQPGTYQDVTDTTVTAQFKSRLAPKGDTKNDIFKAFKISPPAEGLEEDFFFIAWTTTPWTLPSNTALTVGPKIDYVLVKTFNQYTFDPIHVVLAKNLVQKQFAGKFFEAKTEDDFANFSNEDKKIPFKIIAETKGVDLVGIEYEQLIDYVQPYQNAQNAFRVIAGDFVTTEDGTGIVHTAPTFGADDAFVAKQAVPEIPPMLVLDNNNNPVPLVDLQGKFRPELKEFGGKYVKNEYYEEGEAPERSIDVEIAIKLKEENKAFKVEKYVHSYPNCWRTDKPILYYPLDSWFIKVTEVKDRMFELNQTINWKPKATGEGRFGNWLANANDWNLSRSRYWGIPLPIWRTEDGKEEIMIGSVAELKAEMQKAIAAGVLENDIFDSFEVGNMTEENYDKIDLHKNIVDQITLVSASGKPMKRESDLIDVWFDSGAMPYAQWHYPFENSDLIDENKTFPADFIAEGVDQTRGWFYTLHAIATMVFDSVAYKNVVSNGLVLDKEGKKMSKRLGNAADPFETMNEHGADATRWYMISNANPWDNLKFDIEGIAEVKRKFFGTLYNTYSFFALYTNIDKFQYTEAEIPLQERAEIDQWILSELHSLIKTVDEAYAEYEPTRATRAISEYVQENLSNWYVRLSRRRFWKGDYQKDKISAYQTLYTCLVTVAKLSAPVAPFFMDRLYKDLNNTTHKENFESVHLAEFPVYDATIVNKELESKMAKAQTISSLVLSIRQKEKIKVRQPLQKIMIPILDENQREEILAVSDLIKSEVNVKEIQLLDDASGILVKQIKPNFKVLGPKFGKDMKLVASVVANFTQEHIQKIEQEGEISIEIENKSSILQLQDVEITSQDIEGWLVASSGNITVALDVTITEGLRKEGIARELVNRIQNLRKDSGFEVTDKIDVKILKDGFVEDAVASNIEYIKTETLTAELNFEEKLENGMDIAFDDVNTKLFIQKH is encoded by the coding sequence ATGAAGTTTGCGGAATATAAAGGATTAGATTTACCAGTAGTTGCAGAAGAAGTTTTAAACTATTGGAAAGAACATACTATTTTCGAAAAAAGTATCACTAGCCGAGAAGGTAACCAAAGCTATGTGTTTTTTGAAGGGCCACCTTCAGCCAATGGAATGCCTGGTATTCATCACGTGATGGCTAGAACCATCAAAGATATATTTCCACGCTACAAAACCATGAAAGGTTTTCAAGTAAAGCGCAAAGCTGGCTGGGATACCCATGGTTTGCCAATTGAATTAGGTGTTGAGAAAGAATTAGGGATCACCAAAGAAGATATTGGCACTAAAATATCAGTTGAAGACTATAACGCTGCTTGTAAAAAAGCGGTCATGCGCTACACGGATGTTTGGAATAGAATGACCGAGCAAGTGGGCTACTGGGTAGATATGGAAGATCCATACATTACCTATAAGTCTAAATACATGGAAAGCGTATGGTGGTTGCTAAAGCAAATTTACGATAAAGGCTTAATCTACAAAGGCTATACTATTCAGCCTTATTCACCAAAAGCAGGAACAGGATTAAGTTCGCACGAATTAAATCAGCCTGGTACTTACCAAGATGTTACCGATACCACAGTTACAGCCCAATTTAAAAGTCGCCTAGCTCCTAAAGGTGATACCAAAAACGATATTTTTAAAGCATTTAAAATTTCTCCTCCAGCAGAAGGCTTGGAGGAAGATTTCTTTTTCATTGCTTGGACTACAACCCCATGGACATTACCTTCAAACACAGCCTTAACGGTGGGGCCAAAGATTGATTACGTGTTGGTAAAAACATTTAATCAGTATACCTTTGATCCTATTCACGTGGTATTAGCCAAAAATTTAGTACAAAAACAATTTGCCGGTAAGTTTTTTGAAGCTAAAACCGAAGATGACTTTGCTAACTTTTCAAATGAAGATAAAAAGATTCCCTTTAAAATTATAGCAGAAACAAAGGGTGTAGATTTAGTGGGTATCGAATATGAACAATTGATAGATTATGTACAGCCCTACCAAAACGCACAAAATGCCTTCAGAGTCATTGCCGGAGATTTTGTAACGACCGAAGATGGTACTGGTATTGTACATACAGCCCCTACTTTTGGTGCTGATGATGCTTTTGTAGCCAAACAAGCAGTACCCGAAATTCCGCCTATGTTGGTTTTGGATAACAATAACAATCCAGTTCCTTTAGTTGATTTACAGGGTAAATTTAGACCAGAATTAAAAGAATTTGGGGGTAAATACGTAAAAAACGAGTATTACGAAGAGGGCGAAGCACCGGAACGTTCTATTGACGTAGAAATAGCCATTAAACTAAAAGAAGAAAATAAGGCCTTTAAGGTTGAAAAATATGTACACAGTTATCCTAACTGCTGGCGTACGGATAAGCCTATCTTATATTATCCCTTAGATTCTTGGTTTATAAAAGTAACGGAGGTTAAAGACCGAATGTTTGAGCTGAACCAAACTATCAATTGGAAGCCTAAAGCCACGGGAGAAGGTAGATTTGGAAATTGGCTAGCGAATGCAAACGACTGGAACTTATCACGTTCTCGTTATTGGGGAATTCCACTTCCTATTTGGCGAACTGAAGACGGAAAAGAAGAAATCATGATAGGCTCAGTCGCTGAATTAAAAGCAGAAATGCAAAAAGCTATAGCGGCAGGAGTTCTTGAAAATGATATTTTTGATAGTTTTGAAGTTGGGAACATGACCGAAGAAAACTATGATAAAATAGACCTGCATAAAAATATTGTAGATCAAATTACCTTAGTTTCCGCGTCTGGCAAACCTATGAAACGTGAAAGTGATTTGATCGATGTTTGGTTTGATAGTGGAGCTATGCCCTATGCACAATGGCACTACCCATTTGAGAATAGCGATTTAATTGATGAAAATAAAACTTTTCCAGCAGATTTTATTGCTGAAGGCGTAGACCAGACTAGAGGATGGTTTTACACCTTACATGCCATTGCAACCATGGTTTTTGATTCAGTGGCCTATAAGAATGTCGTTTCAAACGGCTTAGTCTTGGATAAAGAAGGTAAAAAAATGTCGAAGCGTTTAGGTAATGCTGCAGATCCTTTTGAAACGATGAATGAACATGGTGCGGATGCAACACGTTGGTACATGATTTCTAATGCTAATCCTTGGGACAATCTTAAATTTGATATTGAAGGCATTGCAGAAGTAAAACGTAAGTTTTTTGGAACATTATACAATACCTATTCGTTTTTTGCACTGTATACCAATATTGATAAATTTCAATATACAGAGGCAGAAATTCCTTTACAGGAACGCGCAGAAATAGATCAATGGATTTTATCGGAACTACATTCGTTAATTAAAACAGTAGACGAGGCGTATGCTGAATATGAGCCCACCCGCGCAACAAGAGCCATATCAGAATATGTACAAGAAAATTTAAGTAACTGGTATGTGCGATTAAGCAGGAGACGTTTCTGGAAAGGCGACTATCAAAAAGATAAAATTTCGGCCTATCAAACATTATATACCTGTTTGGTTACCGTAGCTAAATTGTCAGCTCCTGTTGCTCCGTTTTTTATGGACAGACTTTATAAAGACTTAAACAATACCACACATAAGGAAAACTTTGAAAGTGTTCATTTAGCTGAGTTTCCTGTCTACGATGCAACTATTGTAAATAAGGAATTGGAAAGTAAAATGGCAAAAGCACAGACTATTTCTTCCTTAGTTTTGTCCATACGTCAGAAAGAAAAAATAAAGGTACGTCAGCCATTGCAAAAGATAATGATTCCTATTTTAGATGAAAATCAGAGAGAAGAAATTTTAGCGGTATCCGATTTAATTAAATCTGAAGTAAACGTAAAAGAAATTCAACTTTTAGATGACGCCTCTGGAATTTTGGTAAAACAAATTAAGCCTAATTTTAAAGTTTTAGGTCCTAAATTTGGAAAGGATATGAAGCTGGTAGCCAGTGTGGTAGCAAATTTCACTCAGGAACACATCCAAAAAATTGAACAAGAGGGAGAAATTTCTATTGAAATTGAAAATAAAAGTAGTATTTTACAGTTACAAGATGTAGAGATTACTTCTCAAGATATTGAAGGTTGGTTGGTAGCAAGCTCAGGAAATATTACAGTTGCCTTAGATGTTACCATAACCGAAGGCTTGAGAAAAGAAGGGATTGCACGAGAGTTGGTCAATAGAATCCAGAATTTAAGAAAAGATTCTGGTTTTGAAGTCACAGACAAAATTGACGTTAAAATTTTGAAAGATGGTTTTGTAGAGGATGCCGTTGCCAGTAATATAGAGTATATTAAAACTGAAACGCTAACCGCAGAATTAAATTTCGAAGAGAAATTAGAAAATGGTATGGATATTGCTTTTGATGATGTGAATACCAAATTGTTTATTCAAAAACATTAA
- a CDS encoding TonB-dependent siderophore receptor, which produces MKFLVDMYKIIFGICFFFFQLNVAQEVSVLDFDSKDPISNVAVFNAAKTKTTLTNSEGTCDLSAFDPNEAIFFKHLGYEMYRTTKQAILKKKNILFLIPLSQQLDEVVMSISKWQQQKKEIPNKIISIDAKTIAFANPQTSADLLQQSGKVFVQKSQLGGGSPMIRGFSTNRLLLSVDGVRMNNAIFRGGNIQNVISIDPYTIKNTEIIFGPGSVIYGSDAIGGVMNFFTKKAQFSSTDASEFSGNADYRLSTANSENTGHFDFNFGKKKWAFLTSVSYNSFGDLRMGKFGPDSYLRNNFVQTIDGVDTLVPNENSLKQVPTGYDQINLLQKIAFKPNSDWAFNWSNYYSETSNYSRYDRLIRPDRTGDGLRSAEWFYGPQKWLMSNLQINKKGKNLFYDQFKITTAYQHFEESRNDRNFQDDIRYATKEKLDAFSTNIDFENKKIGDLQLYYGGEYIFNKVYSTGFQKNIQTNITAPTASRYPDGATWQTLAGYVNASYKIQPNLTLLSGVRYSHVWVDAEFQGDFYTFPFDNADLSTGALTGSLGVSWFPKADLQITANASTGFRAPNIDDIGKIFDSEPGSVVVPNPNLEPEYAYNMDFGIQKNIRDKLTLKGATFYTYLVDALVRRDFQFNGLNEIEYNGELSNVQAIQNAAKAYVYGFEFGIDVYFTERISLGSNLTLTQGIEEEEDGTDSPGRHVAPTFGDVHLTWKNQRLKTDLFLNFNGEIAAEDLAMSEQSKDYMYAVDANGNSYSPAWHTLNFRSNYTISNALNTSLSIENITNQRYRSYSSGIVAPGRNLILALGYKF; this is translated from the coding sequence ATGAAGTTTTTAGTTGACATGTATAAAATTATATTTGGTATATGTTTCTTTTTTTTTCAGCTAAATGTAGCTCAAGAAGTTAGCGTTTTAGACTTTGATTCAAAAGATCCTATTTCGAATGTAGCTGTTTTTAATGCTGCCAAAACAAAAACCACCTTAACCAATTCTGAGGGCACTTGTGATTTATCGGCCTTTGACCCTAACGAAGCTATTTTTTTTAAGCATTTAGGGTATGAAATGTATCGTACTACAAAACAAGCCATACTAAAAAAAAAGAACATCTTATTTTTAATTCCCTTATCTCAACAATTAGATGAGGTAGTGATGTCTATCTCCAAATGGCAGCAACAGAAAAAAGAAATTCCCAATAAAATTATAAGTATTGACGCTAAAACAATAGCGTTCGCAAATCCACAAACATCGGCCGATCTACTGCAACAGAGCGGAAAAGTATTTGTCCAAAAGAGCCAACTAGGTGGGGGAAGCCCAATGATTAGAGGTTTTTCGACCAATAGATTATTACTTTCGGTAGATGGCGTTCGCATGAACAATGCCATTTTTAGAGGCGGTAATATTCAAAATGTGATTTCAATAGATCCTTATACTATTAAAAATACAGAAATTATTTTTGGCCCAGGATCTGTAATTTACGGTAGTGATGCCATTGGTGGTGTGATGAATTTTTTTACAAAAAAAGCACAATTTTCAAGTACCGATGCTTCTGAGTTTTCAGGAAATGCTGACTATCGATTATCAACAGCAAATTCTGAAAATACAGGTCATTTCGATTTTAATTTTGGAAAGAAAAAATGGGCTTTTTTAACTAGTGTCAGCTATAATAGTTTTGGAGATTTAAGAATGGGTAAATTTGGTCCAGATTCTTATCTTAGAAATAATTTTGTACAGACCATAGACGGTGTAGATACTCTAGTGCCTAATGAAAACAGCCTAAAGCAAGTTCCTACGGGCTATGATCAAATAAATCTTTTACAGAAAATTGCCTTTAAACCTAATTCTGATTGGGCATTTAATTGGAGTAATTATTATTCAGAAACATCGAACTACTCTAGGTATGACCGCTTAATTCGTCCTGATAGAACTGGTGACGGTTTGCGTTCAGCAGAATGGTTTTATGGGCCTCAAAAGTGGTTGATGAGTAATTTGCAAATTAATAAAAAAGGCAAAAATCTATTTTATGACCAATTTAAAATAACGACGGCCTACCAGCATTTTGAAGAAAGTAGAAATGACCGTAATTTTCAAGACGATATCCGGTACGCTACTAAAGAAAAACTAGATGCCTTTTCCACAAATATTGATTTTGAAAATAAAAAAATTGGGGATTTACAATTGTACTACGGGGGAGAATACATTTTTAATAAAGTTTATTCCACTGGATTTCAAAAAAATATACAAACAAATATCACTGCTCCAACAGCGAGTAGATATCCCGACGGTGCAACCTGGCAAACCTTAGCTGGGTATGTAAATGCATCGTATAAAATACAACCTAATTTAACACTTTTATCAGGAGTTCGCTACAGTCATGTTTGGGTTGATGCAGAATTTCAAGGAGATTTTTATACTTTTCCTTTCGATAATGCCGATTTAAGCACGGGAGCGCTCACGGGCAGTTTAGGTGTAAGTTGGTTTCCCAAAGCAGATTTACAGATTACCGCAAATGCATCTACTGGGTTTAGAGCGCCGAACATTGACGATATTGGCAAAATATTCGATTCCGAACCTGGGTCAGTAGTAGTGCCAAATCCAAATTTAGAGCCTGAATATGCCTATAATATGGATTTTGGAATTCAAAAAAACATAAGAGATAAGCTCACCTTAAAGGGAGCCACTTTTTACACCTATTTAGTAGATGCCTTAGTGCGAAGAGATTTTCAGTTTAATGGATTAAATGAAATTGAATATAATGGAGAATTAAGCAATGTTCAGGCCATACAAAATGCGGCTAAAGCCTATGTATATGGCTTTGAGTTTGGAATAGATGTATACTTTACAGAACGCATATCTTTAGGATCTAACCTAACCCTTACCCAAGGTATAGAGGAGGAAGAGGATGGTACCGATTCTCCAGGAAGGCATGTAGCTCCTACTTTTGGAGACGTGCATTTGACTTGGAAAAATCAAAGGCTAAAAACTGACTTATTTCTAAATTTTAATGGAGAGATAGCCGCTGAGGATTTGGCGATGTCCGAACAGAGTAAAGATTACATGTATGCGGTTGACGCGAATGGAAATTCATATTCACCTGCATGGCATACCTTAAATTTTCGTTCAAACTACACAATTTCTAATGCCTTAAATACCTCATTAAGCATAGAAAATATTACCAACCAACGGTATCGCAGTTATTCTTCGGGGATTGTTGCACCAGGAAGAAATTTAATACTAGCCTTGGGATATAAATTTTAA
- the recO gene encoding DNA repair protein RecO — MQVTTKAIVLSSLKYGDTSLIVKAFTASDGIKSYLLKGVLASRRGKLKTAYFQLLSQLEIVAYHKNKGTLETIREAKINYQYQSLQTNVVKNALTFFLAEMLSNSLQEEESHQNLFNFLEASLQWLDTNDEISNFHIYFLLVLSKYLGFYPETSDLNAPYFDLQEGAFVMAPSLNSLISGENLNYFKQFLGINFDTVHTIKMNKKNRQELLNLLVLYYELHLHGFRKPKSLMVLNEVFS; from the coding sequence ATGCAAGTCACCACCAAAGCCATTGTGTTATCTTCTTTAAAATATGGGGATACAAGCTTAATTGTAAAAGCTTTTACGGCTTCTGACGGTATAAAAAGCTACTTACTAAAAGGCGTTTTAGCATCAAGACGAGGAAAATTGAAAACTGCTTATTTTCAATTGTTATCCCAACTAGAAATTGTGGCGTATCATAAAAATAAGGGTACTTTAGAAACGATTCGAGAGGCGAAAATAAATTATCAGTATCAAAGTTTACAAACGAATGTTGTAAAAAATGCCTTAACTTTTTTTTTGGCAGAAATGTTGAGCAATAGTCTTCAGGAAGAAGAAAGCCACCAAAATTTATTCAATTTTTTAGAAGCATCCCTGCAATGGTTAGATACCAATGATGAGATCTCAAATTTTCATATTTATTTTTTGCTTGTTTTAAGCAAGTATCTCGGTTTTTATCCGGAGACTTCTGATTTAAATGCTCCTTATTTTGATCTTCAAGAAGGAGCTTTCGTTATGGCACCATCATTAAATTCTTTAATTTCCGGAGAAAATTTAAATTATTTCAAACAGTTTTTAGGCATAAATTTTGATACAGTACATACTATAAAAATGAACAAGAAAAACAGACAAGAGCTGTTAAATTTGCTTGTTCTTTATTATGAATTACATTTGCACGGATTTAGAAAGCCTAAATCTCTTATGGTTTTAAATGAAGTTTTTAGTTGA
- the gdhA gene encoding NADP-specific glutamate dehydrogenase, translated as MEDKIKLFMDEVKTRNGHEPEFIQAVQEVAETVIPYIAKHKIYNGKNILLRMVEPERLISFRVAWVDDKGDIHVNRGYRIQMNSAIGPYKGGLRFHPSVNASILKFLAFEQVFKNSLTTLPMGGGKGGSDFDPKGKSDDEVMRFCHAFMLELNRHIGPNTDVPAGDIGVGAREIGFLFGMYKKIRNEFTGVLTGKGRSWGGSLIRPEATGYGTVYFANSMLQTQGKDFKGKTVTISGSGNVAQFAAEKVLHLGGKVLTLSDSQGYIYDKEGIDEEKLAFVMDLKNNKRGRISEYTEVYTSATFHKGVNPWEVKCDVALPCATQNELDGEDAKTLIKNGCICVAEGANMPSTPEAIHEFHQAKILFAPGKASNAGGVATSGLEMSQNSLRISWSREEVDSRLKDIMSDIHDSCIAYGKEDDGYCNYVKGANIAGFVKVADAMLAQGVI; from the coding sequence ATGGAGGATAAAATAAAGTTATTTATGGACGAGGTAAAGACTAGAAATGGTCATGAACCAGAGTTCATTCAGGCAGTACAAGAAGTAGCAGAAACAGTAATCCCGTATATTGCGAAACACAAAATATACAACGGTAAGAATATTTTATTGCGCATGGTGGAACCTGAGCGATTAATTTCTTTTAGAGTCGCTTGGGTAGATGATAAGGGCGATATTCACGTGAATAGAGGCTATAGAATACAGATGAATTCTGCAATTGGACCGTACAAAGGTGGATTGCGTTTTCACCCTTCAGTCAATGCCAGTATCCTTAAATTCTTAGCCTTTGAGCAGGTCTTTAAAAACAGCTTAACAACATTGCCTATGGGTGGTGGTAAGGGTGGTTCTGATTTTGATCCAAAAGGCAAATCAGACGATGAAGTGATGCGTTTTTGCCATGCCTTTATGCTAGAATTAAACCGTCATATTGGCCCAAATACCGATGTCCCTGCGGGCGATATAGGCGTTGGTGCTCGTGAGATTGGTTTCTTATTTGGTATGTATAAGAAAATCAGAAACGAATTTACAGGAGTTTTAACAGGTAAAGGGCGCTCTTGGGGCGGTTCGTTAATACGTCCTGAAGCAACAGGGTACGGTACTGTATATTTTGCAAATAGTATGTTGCAAACACAGGGAAAAGATTTTAAGGGTAAAACAGTGACTATTTCTGGTTCAGGAAACGTAGCTCAGTTTGCCGCAGAAAAAGTATTGCATTTAGGCGGTAAAGTGTTAACACTTTCAGATTCTCAAGGGTATATTTACGATAAAGAGGGCATTGACGAAGAAAAGTTGGCCTTTGTGATGGACTTGAAAAACAATAAACGTGGTCGTATTTCTGAATATACAGAGGTATATACATCCGCTACCTTCCACAAAGGAGTAAATCCTTGGGAAGTAAAATGTGATGTTGCTTTGCCTTGTGCCACGCAAAATGAATTGGATGGAGAAGATGCTAAAACATTAATCAAAAATGGATGTATTTGTGTTGCTGAAGGTGCCAATATGCCTTCTACTCCTGAAGCTATTCATGAATTTCATCAGGCAAAAATATTATTTGCTCCAGGCAAAGCATCAAATGCCGGTGGAGTAGCAACATCTGGTCTTGAAATGTCTCAAAACTCGTTGCGTATTAGCTGGTCGAGAGAAGAAGTAGATAGTCGTTTAAAAGATATTATGAGCGATATTCACGATTCATGTATTGCATACGGCAAAGAGGATGATGGCTATTGCAACTATGTAAAAGGCGCAAACATTGCCGGTTTTGTAAAAGTGGCCGATGCTATGTTAGCACAAGGGGTAATATAA
- a CDS encoding cystathionine gamma-synthase, which produces MKENKLKFNSIVIHGGQAPDKAYGAVMPPIYQTSTYAQKSPGEHLGYAYSRSANPTRSALEKSLASIENGEYGLAFASGLAAIDAVLKLLNPGDEVIATNDLYGGSYRLFNRIFEKYGLVFHYVDMQNANTIETLITLKTKLIWLETPTNPMMNIIDIAAVAAMTKKHHLLLAVDNTFASPYLQQPLNLGADIVMHSATKYLGGHSDVVLGALVVNDIDLADKLYFIQNASGAVSGPMDSFLVLRGIKTLHVRMQRHCENGSIIAHYLAEHPKVEKVYWPGFENHPNYSIAKKQMKAFGGMISFIPKGSTYTDAKRIVENLNVFTLAESLGGVESLVGHPASMTHASIPKEEREKVGVVDALIRLSVGIEDVSDLIADLEQALK; this is translated from the coding sequence ATGAAGGAAAATAAGTTAAAATTTAACAGTATCGTTATTCATGGAGGTCAAGCGCCAGATAAAGCTTATGGGGCGGTAATGCCTCCTATTTATCAGACATCAACCTATGCTCAAAAATCACCTGGAGAGCATTTAGGCTATGCCTATTCAAGAAGCGCCAACCCAACACGTAGTGCCTTAGAAAAGTCTTTGGCAAGTATAGAAAATGGGGAGTACGGACTGGCATTTGCTAGTGGTTTAGCTGCCATCGATGCGGTCCTTAAACTTTTAAATCCTGGAGACGAAGTAATTGCTACCAATGACTTGTATGGAGGGAGTTATCGCTTATTTAATAGAATCTTTGAAAAGTATGGTTTAGTTTTTCATTATGTAGATATGCAAAACGCCAATACCATTGAAACGCTAATAACACTTAAAACAAAGTTAATTTGGCTAGAAACACCAACAAATCCAATGATGAATATTATTGATATTGCGGCCGTAGCAGCAATGACAAAAAAACACCATTTGCTATTGGCCGTTGATAATACCTTTGCCAGTCCTTATTTACAACAACCCTTAAATTTAGGGGCGGATATTGTCATGCACTCCGCTACCAAATATTTAGGAGGTCATAGCGATGTGGTGCTGGGTGCCTTGGTGGTGAACGATATTGATTTAGCAGATAAACTCTACTTTATTCAGAATGCAAGTGGTGCAGTTTCTGGGCCTATGGATAGTTTTTTGGTACTACGCGGAATTAAAACATTACATGTACGTATGCAACGCCACTGTGAAAACGGATCCATAATAGCTCACTATCTGGCTGAGCATCCCAAAGTTGAAAAAGTCTATTGGCCTGGTTTTGAAAACCATCCAAATTACAGCATAGCAAAAAAGCAAATGAAAGCTTTTGGAGGAATGATTTCGTTTATCCCGAAAGGAAGTACTTATACAGATGCAAAAAGAATTGTAGAAAATTTAAATGTTTTTACCTTGGCAGAGTCCTTAGGAGGCGTCGAAAGCTTAGTGGGTCATCCGGCGAGTATGACTCATGCCAGTATTCCCAAAGAAGAACGAGAAAAAGTAGGTGTGGTTGACGCCCTAATAAGATTAAGTGTTGGTATTGAAGACGTTTCTGATCTCATTGCAGATTTAGAACAGGCTTTAAAGTAA